The following proteins come from a genomic window of Sorghum bicolor cultivar BTx623 chromosome 3, Sorghum_bicolor_NCBIv3, whole genome shotgun sequence:
- the LOC8075582 gene encoding uncharacterized protein LOC8075582, translating into MGGGMEVHKNRWIEEWNAGRENLEFNFRWTRRSLAVIGLFGLAVPILVYKGIVREFHMQDEDAGRPYRKFL; encoded by the exons atggGTGGCGGCATGGAGGTGCACAAAAACCGGTGGATCGAAGAGTGGAACGCCGGCCGCGAGAACCTCGAGTTCAACTTCCGCTGGACCCGCCGCAGCCTCGCCGTCATCGGCCTCTTCGGCCTCGCTGTCCCCATCCTCGTCTACAAGGGCATCGTCCGCGAATTC CATATGCAGGACGAGGATGCCGGGCGGCCGTACAGGAAGTTCCTCTGA